The following proteins are co-located in the Sporolactobacillus pectinivorans genome:
- a CDS encoding helix-turn-helix domain-containing protein, with translation MREKKKLIPFSIIEAANSGDAIAIQYILKHYEGYIVTLATKTLTDEYSNGYFFVDKEMQEQLTTALLQMILDFEI, from the coding sequence ATGAGAGAGAAGAAAAAATTGATTCCCTTTTCTATCATTGAAGCAGCAAACAGTGGTGATGCTATAGCCATTCAATATATATTAAAACATTACGAGGGCTATATTGTCACACTTGCTACAAAAACGCTCACAGACGAATACAGCAACGGTTATTTCTTTGTAGATAAAGAAATGCAGGAACAGCTGACCACTGCCCTACTGCAAATGATTTTGGACTTTGAAATCTAG
- a CDS encoding RNA polymerase sigma factor encodes MRPSSFNKIHPEKVNYQIQDDFQTTIQFQFDYMARKVMIRTKSNYRRSIGRRRRHESLFSEVSDLDINKLHTSDTYRLDRRFYKVLSMDVEVTDCQIAEALDTLSKRKRDIILMFYYLEMSDAEIAKELSVNRSTVYRNRHSALEMIKTLLEDEP; translated from the coding sequence GTGAGGCCATCTTCTTTCAATAAAATACATCCTGAAAAGGTTAATTATCAGATTCAAGATGATTTTCAGACAACCATACAATTTCAATTTGATTATATGGCAAGAAAGGTGATGATACGTACTAAAAGTAACTACCGTCGCTCTATTGGTAGACGAAGAAGGCACGAAAGCCTATTTTCAGAAGTTTCAGACTTAGATATAAATAAATTACACACTTCTGATACTTACCGTCTGGACCGTCGATTTTATAAAGTCTTATCAATGGATGTGGAAGTTACTGATTGTCAAATTGCTGAAGCACTGGATACTTTGTCAAAGCGCAAGCGTGATATTATTCTGATGTTCTACTATCTGGAAATGTCAGACGCAGAAATTGCTAAAGAATTAAGTGTAAACCGAAGCACAGTCTATCGCAACCGCCATAGTGCATTAGAAATGATCAAAACGCTATTGGAGGACGAGCCATGA